TGCTGGACCTGCTGGACGTCATTGGTGGAGCGGGTGATCAGGCTGGGGGCGCCGAAGCGGGTGACCTCCTGCTCGGAGAACTGCCCCACCCGCTCGAAGATGGCCCCCCGCAGGTCCCGGCCCAGCCCCATCGCGGCCTTGGCGCCGAAGTACACCGCCACCACGGCGCACGCGATCTGCGCCAGGGTGATGAGCAGCATGATGCTGCCGGTGGACATGATGTAGCCGGTATCGCCCCGGGCCACGCCCTGGTCAATGATGTCCGCGTTCAGCGTGGGCAGGTACAGCGACGCGATGGACTGTGCCAGCTGGAAAACCACGACGGCGACCAGCAGCGGCCGGTGCGGCCGGAGGTATTCAACGAGCAACTTCCAGAGCATGCGCAAAAGCCCTCATCTGACGGAATGTCCACAAACGTGGTGCGAAGGTCAGTGTACGTCCGGGAAGAGTCGATGATCCTTACAGATGGCTGGGAAAAACGGCAGGTTCTCCCTCGGCGTATTCGGGGGACGCGCCGGGGATCCAGCGGAGCCGTTGGGTACATGAGTGTGAGAGAACTGGATGGGCGTCAAGAACGCGCCACCCCACCGAAGGATGGAAGAAACAACGATGTTTGCCGTCACACGGAACCCCTCCCAGCACACTGCCAGGTTCGGAATCGCCTTTATCGGCGTCCTGCTCATCGCAGTCAACCTTCGGGTGTCCTTTGTCAGCGTCGGACCGGTCCTGGTCAACATCAGCAGCGACCTGGGGTTGTCCAGTGCCGCAGCGGGATTCCTCACCGGCCTCCCGCTCATCGCTTTCGCGGTCTTTTCGCCCCTGGCGCCCGGCTTCGCGGCCCGGCTGGGCCTGGACCGGGCACTCTGGACGTCATTGCTGATCCTCGCCTCCGGCATCGTGCTTCGCTCCCTGCCCGTGCCTGGATTCATCTGGGCCGGGACGGTATTGATCGGCGTGGCCATAGCGTTCCTCAACGTCCTGGTCCCTTCCCTCGTCAAGCGGGACTTTCCGTTGCGGGTCAGCCAGGTCACCGGCAGCTATACCGCGGCCCAGGCCGCGTTCGCAGCGGTGGGGGCCGCCGTCGTCGTTCCCGTGGCCCAAACCTCGCCGGCAGGATGGCGGCTCGCCCTCGGCGCCTGGGTGGGGCTGGCCCTCGTCGCCATGGCCGTGCTGCTGCCTTGGCTGCGCCGCCACGGGACAAGCGCCGTGCACGCCGCAAAGCAGGAACCGGCACACCGGTCGCCCTGGGGCTCGGCCCTGGGCTGGCAGGTGACGGCGTTCATGGGGCTGCAGTCGATCGCCTTCTACGTCCTGATGGCCTGGCTGCCCACCATTGAGCAAAGCCGCGGGATCCCCGCCACCACTGCCGGCGTGCACTTGTCCGTTTTCCTGCTGATCAGCGTGTTCGCCAGCCTGGGGGCGGGCGCGGTCCTGCACCGGGGACCGGACCAACGGCT
This region of Arthrobacter sp. DNA4 genomic DNA includes:
- a CDS encoding MFS transporter, which codes for MFAVTRNPSQHTARFGIAFIGVLLIAVNLRVSFVSVGPVLVNISSDLGLSSAAAGFLTGLPLIAFAVFSPLAPGFAARLGLDRALWTSLLILASGIVLRSLPVPGFIWAGTVLIGVAIAFLNVLVPSLVKRDFPLRVSQVTGSYTAAQAAFAAVGAAVVVPVAQTSPAGWRLALGAWVGLALVAMAVLLPWLRRHGTSAVHAAKQEPAHRSPWGSALGWQVTAFMGLQSIAFYVLMAWLPTIEQSRGIPATTAGVHLSVFLLISVFASLGAGAVLHRGPDQRLVSFASGALVFVTFLGLALAPDLILLWVLLGAVGCGSLIVIALSLFSLRTVNHPQAASLSGMAQSVGYGLAAVGPVAFGALRDASGDWTLPLLGTAGAMAILALTGLFAYRDRVIREPGGRHGNGQTAR